The genomic DNA TTTGCGGGAAGCGCGCCCTGGCCGAACCCGGATCACGGAGAGCGCAGCTTGGGGCGGAGCCGTGTTCGAAGGCGTCGCTCCCGCAACCGGCTGCTTCGCAGTAACGTGTCGCGGTCGGACTTTGCGTTGCGGGCAAGCTTTGCTAGAATACGAAGCTTTTATCCAGGAAACCCCGCATGCCGAGTGTGAGAGTCAAAGAAAACGAACCGTTCGAAGTCGCCATGCGCCGCTTCAAGCGATCGATCGAGAAAACCGGTCTCTTGACGGAATTGCGCGCCCGCGAATTTTACGAGAAACCGACGACCGAGCGTAAGCGCAAGCTGGCCGCCGCAGTCAAGCGCCATTACAAACGTTTGCGCAGCCAGTTGTTGCCGCCCAAGCTTTA from Burkholderiales bacterium includes the following:
- a CDS encoding 30S ribosomal protein S21, which translates into the protein MPSVRVKENEPFEVAMRRFKRSIEKTGLLTELRAREFYEKPTTERKRKLAAAVKRHYKRLRSQLLPPKLY